CTTTGGTGTTTTTGCAGATATGGATAACCTGCTTCTGGCAGTCATGGCTATTGACCGTTATGCTGCTATCTGCCACCCACTCCTCTACCCACTTCTCATGACTCCTTGTAGATGTGAAGTTCTGGTCAGTGGGTCATGGGGAATAGCTCATTGTGTGTCTCTGTTCTATACCTTATTGCTCTCTCAGTTATATTTTCATACCAATCAAGAGATTCCTCATTTTTTCTGTGATTGTAGGCCACTCTTACTGCTTTCCTGCTCAGACACTCAACTCAATGAGGTCCTGATGATGGCTTTGGCTGGAGTTTTGGGAGTCAGTGCAGTTCTCTGCATTGTAAGTTCTTATGGTTGTATTTTTTATGCTGTGGCTAGGGTTCCATCAGCacagggaaaaaggaaagccCTGGCCACATGCAGTTCCCACCTCTCTGTAGTCCTCCTTTTCTACAGCACAGTCTTTGCTACCTACCTGAAGCCTCCATCTACTTCTCACTCCTCTGGGGAGGTGGTAGCTGCTGTTATGTATACCTTGGTTACTCCCACTCTAAACCCCTTCATTTATAGTCTGAGAAATAAGGATGTTAAGAGTTCATTGAGAAGAATTCTGAACATCGAGAAGTCTCAGTACTAAGGATCATTACTCAGGAAGGATCACAACCCACATCTCTACCACACATGCAAAATGTGTCAGTTAACACTGTTGCTCAGGGGAAAATTACATGATGGCTATAGTTAATCTTCAGTTTTAACTTGACTAGATTTGAAATTTCACTGAACATATACTTTGGATGCTTCGATGAAAGTATCTCTGGAGAGATTTcaccaagaaagaaagatccaTTTAAATATGTATGGTACCATCTGTTCCATAGAATTATCCTAGACtgacaaatagaaaaattaaaaacctatCTCACTCTCATTATTCTTCTGTTTTTGATTGTTGACCACAGATGCAATATAGCTCTCCACCCCACTCTCCTGCCTTGCTCTTCTCATCCTGATGTATGGTATTCTTCAAACTATGAATAAAATGATACGTTCATTCTTATATTGCttgtcaggtgttttgtcacaCAAGACAAGTAACAGAATAATGTATTGGAAAGAATAATATGTTGGGTTTGATATTCTTTAATTTGCCTTCTTATACTCATATTCCTGATGCATGTGTACCCATTTCAATCATTACAATCATTGGgtaatttaaagaatttttaccaGTGGTCTAATAACAACAGCCCACTGATATCCTTATAGTTTTTGCTGAATCTCCTATTCTGGAGAGCTAGTGAATTAaagtatttctgtctttttcttataTCTTTCCTAGAGCTGAACATGGATACCACTGACAAATCATAAAGGTAGCTTTAGTTTTCACAGAAGTTAAATCACAAGTAAGGAGTCAGGAAGCTGATGAGTCTGAAAGAAATCTATGTCAATAGGAGTAGGATCAGAAAGAATATAGTTTTATTCTATCTTTTAATGTAGAGTATATtacaatattctttttaaaaggatttattattactgctattttatgtatatttatacaattaCTTATGACATACGTTTATGTGGGAAATTAAATTATAAGTTCCACCATTAAATTTTTATGCTCAAACCAAATACACACAATAAGAAAGAACAGTTCAAATATCATATTGCAATAACATATATGAACTTTGTTCTAGATTTGTTTGTGTTGGTGTcttgtttctataattttatttttattaatcattcacATACAGCAATGGGCTACAGAGTGGCACTCCAGTACATGTCTTCACTGTGTGATGGTTAACAGGCTACAGGATGATAACCTCTTATATATATTCACTATGTGATGATCAAACCAGAGCACTGTTTATGTTGTATGCAGTAAACAACTCACAATAATTTACATAATCTTTTAAACTAACatctaaaaattgtttaaatatcaTCTTTCCCTGGGCATAGCTCTTAAGTCCTAAAGTGGAATTTTGAGAAAGAACATAATTACTCCATCTCCAACCCATTGTGGGAGACTTTTCAATCAAGACACTGACAGTTAAATAGAAAATCTTCATTGCCCTCCACATTTCAGTTGGTTTGCAGTAGAGATGCCTTCATAGTGCCTGCTGCACCTCCTGGTTCCTCAAGGTGTAGATGACATTGTTGAAGATAGGGATGACTACTGTGTAGAGCAGTGCAATGACCTTGGAGAGGAACAGAGGGCACAATGTACAAGACCATGAGTGATCTTGTTGTGTCCATGAATGTGGACACCACAGCTAGGTGAGAGGAGCATGTGGAGAAGGCCTTGGTTCTTCTTTCCCCAGAGAGGACTCTCACCACAGTCACCACAATCTGAATGTAGGAGATCAGAACCTGCCCAAAGGGGATAATCAGGAAGACAACAGAGAGAACACATGTAGTCACCTGGAAAACTTGGGTATCTAACCAAGACAGGATCATCATGGGtgagaaattttattaaaagtaatcAATTTTGTTGGGGCCACAGAACCACATCTAGGCCATCAGAACAACAACTAATCCATCTATCATGATGCCAGACAGCCAGGTAGCGAGCACCAACCCCAGGCACCACTGAGGCCCCATGAGAAGTGGGTACTGTAGGGGTAGACAGACTTTAAGGTCGTGGTCAATTTGATAACCATTGTTTTTTTTGAATACTATcattacacatataaatatgtatgtgtgtatataggtatgtgttaataaacacacacatatatataatttactgagtccatttttgttgtttatgtatatatagctTTAGGGCTAACTACCCTGCATTGGAAAACCAATGAGTGGATTTATTCCTGAGGGAGTCTAATTCTTCTTCCTCCAGAAGTTATCAGCTGTccatagttctttgtctagggatgGAACCCCACAAAAATTTCCCCCTTGTACGTTAATATTGCTGCTGTTCCTGTCTTTTTTATGAAGCCATTTCTAGCAGAAACCTTTTCACAATACACCACTTggtattctggctcttaaaatcttttcacCTTCTTCTGAGATGTTTGCTGaaccacagagacagagacatgagtTGTGGTGTAGATGTACTCATTGGAGCTTGGATCCTAGTGATTGGTTGATTTCTGTTCTGTGTTtagttgtgattttctgtgatgATCTCTGTGGTAGtatgaatatgcttggcacagagagtggccctattaggagctgtgaccttgttagagtgggtgtggcattgttggagtaggtgaggccttgctggaggaattgtgtcactgtggggctgggctttgagattCTTCTATCTTCCCATGAGACAGCTCCAGTTAGCCTtgagaacaagatgtagaactctcaggcaCCATATCTCTCTGAATGCTcttatgcttcccaccatgacaatggactgaatctctgaaactgtaagccagactcagttaaatgttgtgttttataaaattcaccttggttatggtgtctcttctcagcaatggaaacactaACAGTCTTCTTTTGCTGTTAAAACaggcttctttgatgaagggttgtagctacacttatctgtgaatATAAGATAAGATTTAGAAAGTAGTAAGGAATTGTGTTGGTTTTGCAAAGGGCCACAGCAGATTCTTTACTAAGGTCTATGACCTCTCTAGCCCTGGGAAACAGGCTATGTTTCCAATTCAAGGTATGACTTTTCTGCTGATGAGTGGACTTTATGTCCAATTAGACAGCAGTTGGTTGTCACCAACATGTAAGTACCATTTactgtatttttgtatatatctTTTTCTGTTGGCCTTTTCAGTGCAACAATAAAAAgagctggaggctggagctgtgtGAGGAGCAGAATAGGAAGGCAAACCGAGAGCTAAATATTTGGAAAAAGGAGGCAGGGGAGTAGGGTTGAGTTGGGATGAGGAGACTGTTCCCAGAAAAAGGCTAACCCCTTATACATTGCAGATGTctctatttattcattattaaatcCCAAGCAGCACCTGTACTCCCAAGTCTCCcacatttcttctctccctctccctctccctctccctctccctctccctctccctNNNNNNNNNNNNNNNNNNNNNNNNNNNNNNNNNNNNNNNNNNNNNNNNNNNNNNNNNNNNNNNNNNNNNNNNNNNNNNNNNNNNNNNNNNNNNNNNNNNNNNNNNNNNNNNNNNNNNNNNNNNNNNNNNNNNNNNNNNNNNNNNNNNNNNNNNNNNNNNNNNNNNNNNNNNNNNNNNNNNNNNNNNNNNNNNNNNNNNNNNNNNNNNNNNNNNNNNNNNNNNNNNNNNNNNNNNNNNNNNNNNNNNNNNNNNNNNNNNNNNNNNNNNNNNNNNNNNNNNNNNNNNNNNNNNNNNNNNNNNNNNNNNNNNNNNNNNNNNNNNNNNNNNNNNNNNNNNNNNNNNNNNNNNNNNNNNNtgttcccctacccacccactcccactacttggcccaggccttgccttgttctaggtcatatagagttttcttccccttcttcttcttccccttcttctcctcctcctcttctcctcctcctcttctcctcctcctcctcctttttcttctccccctcttcttgttcttcttgttcttcttcttccttcttcccttttctcctcctcctccttatactcctcttcctgctcctgatCCTTCTTCTactgaagacagggtttctctgtgtagcccaggctatcatagaacttgccctgtagatgaaggtgaccttgaacttggagatgcgcccacctctgcttcccaagtgctgggattaaaggtatgcaatGTGAACACATGGCCAACTATGGGACTTTACTGAACTTCTGTGAATCCAGTGAATCCATCTGACTTCTTATGAATTCAGGGAGCGACCTGAGAGGTGCTCCCAGTAAGCCTGCCTTTATACTTTAATTTGGCTCAATTCAATTTATTTACATGGAGAAACCTATCAAGTTTTAACATTTAGGGATGAATATTCAAATAGTTCACCATTtgtggccattcttattcaaaacatcACATTCCATTCCATGGAGCCCATAGCCTTGTAGCCATACATATAGTGCCAGGAGCcctggcctcagccatggccttaaGGGAATTTTCtggcttacataaacaatcctgagagaacaatTATGGTCATAACAGCAAGAATGTTTGTGGGTAAAGAGGACACTGTTACCGTTGGTTCCTAGAgttgaagattgccacctgaccttcagagagcccccggactctttccccctcccttgaagcctcctcttgcttatgcttatattgctaCTCCTGGATAAAatttttcagagcttgatcaatATAATtaacttgctctcattcttcatgtctcttttccctcccactctcttcccttctttctcttcactcCCTTGCCGTGGGTACCCACTGATTGTCCCTGAATGTTGGGGCAATATAGCAAAATTCATTTAGTCTAATTTCAAGCTTCATTAGTCTATCACAGTCTTCACACAGTTTAAAATTCCCATgtccaaaatctcttctgagacttgaagCAATTACTTATTAGTAACCCCCTGTAAAAtcagaaacacaaagcaaattaCACACTTCCAttatacaatggcacagaatttACATTACCATTCTAACAGAGGAAAGTGCAATCCTGAAGCATTAAAATTGCTAAAGTAAAAAATCCATACAAAACAGAGTTTTACTGAATTTAGATAACtgccaaaataaattatttgagcCCAGGTCTCAGTTCTTGATTCCTTTTCATCTTAGTCATTCCCTAGGTAGTTTCATCAATGTTCAGGACATTACATATAACTCACATGGCATCACATTCCAAATCTATTTCATTCTATTGTAGATAAAATGTAGAGGAGATGATTACATCCAAGCCCATACAAGCCCATAAAAATTCCAGCCACAATCAGCTTTCTAGCCTTCTCCTGAAACACCCACAGCAGACTCAGTTCATTATTGGGGTTCATggtgtttttgttagtttttatgttttatttcctttgaaagtTACAAATCTTCCTCTTTAAATAATACAAACCAAATCTTCTattcagaagatttttttttaaagctataacTACAACTTTATTTTCAATAGAGAAGTAAAAAGCTGCTCATAGCATTCTAAAGTTTCACAAGGGATGAAGAAGTCCTAGATCCCCCCTGTGTTACAGGGAAGACAGGGAAGTTACACAGGTACGGGTAACAGACTCAGTCCTCAGGGTTGGTCTGGGATGCTCACTTCATCACATTGTGCTGACAGGGGACAGCATAAGCTGCCAACTTCAGAAAGAGAAACTGGGGAACTTGATTTCATAGTAGAGAAGGAGAGATCTGAACACAGTCTGTAAAACTCAGTCCCAAACAAAGCGGTGCTTTCATactagggaagaaaataaaagaaattcagacTATTCTCTTGAAGTGGTGATACTCTGAAGAACTCAACTCAAAATGTCCCAATGCTTAGAGTCCCCATAACCCAGGAGTTGATTCTCTGTCCAACCACATGACAAAGGTTAGGCCCTGCAAGGTCTTATCTTTCTAGATTGTGATAGAAGCATCAGGGCCTTAATCAGTGTTACTGCCTGTGGTAGATCAAATGAGACTTGATCAGAACCCCACATGAGGGGATAAAGTAGACGTTATGTGTTGGCTGTGTCTCCCCATGGGCTTCTGTCTACTCTATCCCTTACCAGGTACCATATCCCACCACAGTTACTGGACTCGGAGAAAAACTGTTGCTTTTTTCCCCTGTGGAAAGAATACAGTAGGTATGAGGCCATGAAGGTGAATGACCATGATGGTCTAGTGAAATGTATTAATCCTAGCCTAAGAGAAGCTACTAGAACTAATACTGCAATCTCAGGGAAGGATTTGAAAAATCTGGTGAGATAAGAAGGAAGTGTAAAAAAGCCTTCTGAAGCATTTGTTCTGAACAGGGAACTTCCCCTCCTACTTTTGACTCTGAATAAAGAATTTGGCCTTTATTTGCCATGTTTCCATTTAGGTTGTCAGGGCAGAGACTCAGACAAGGTGAGCGTTTGTTTGAGATACTGCTTCCTAGTTTGTGTTGCTCATGATGCTAGATCAGTGTgactttcattattgtttctgaGTGCCTGTGCATGCAAATGTGCATGCTATttcctattttatggaataaagtGGCCTCTCTGATACTTTTATGTACCTtaataaacatatctttaaaatgcAAGTAAATGTCtttacatgaattaaaaaaatgttttcccagtattgtaattttggaattttgatctttttaaaatttaattatttgggATTCAGATGCAAATTgtttaaattatgtgtttttaGTCTGTCTGTATGCAATTGGTtcatttctgtaatcccagtaccaggGAGTCAGAAATAGGTGAATTCCTGGAGTTTATTGGTTAGCTGTTCTAATCACATTGGTGAGATTCCATCTctagaaaagatagaaaagataGAGGAAGACTCACATACTGACCTCtaggtcatacacacacacacacacacacacacacacacacacacacacacgtacacatatacatatacacatacacacatacacacatgatttgAGCATATAGCTACATTGTACACAGAAGCAACTACATAGTACACTCATAGACAATAAAATAGAATGATAATATAAACAATTGTGTCATTTGAGATGGTGAGCCAAAGTCTTCCCAGAGAATAGGCAGGATTAATTCCTCCAAAGACCTGGAATCCACAGGTGAGGAGGATGACTCAGGCTACCCTTTTGCTTACCTGTCTCCCTCCTCTTGCACACCACAACATTAGA
This portion of the Mus pahari chromosome 18, PAHARI_EIJ_v1.1, whole genome shotgun sequence genome encodes:
- the LOC110335898 gene encoding olfactory receptor 1G1-like, producing the protein MPISSSIIRPKMNCSQAPGFILLGLSSDPEKWQPFFSIFLGLYLLGLLGNLLLLLAIGADVHLHTPMYFFLSQLSLVDLCFITTTAPKTLETLWTGDGSISFSGCLSQLYFFGVFADMDNLLLAVMAIDRYAAICHPLLYPLLMTPCRCEVLVSGSWGIAHCVSLFYTLLLSQLYFHTNQEIPHFFCDCRPLLLLSCSDTQLNEVLMMALAGVLGVSAVLCIVSSYGCIFYAVARVPSAQGKRKALATCSSHLSVVLLFYSTVFATYLKPPSTSHSSGEVVAAVMYTLVTPTLNPFIYSLRNKDVKSSLRRILNIEKSQY